DNA sequence from the Streptomyces cinnabarinus genome:
TCCCGGCCTCGGTGACCGAGCTGCCGGTGGGTGCGGGCAGCGGCAAGTTCGAGGGGCTGCCGGAGGGTGCGGTGCAGGCGCGCAACGACTACGGGTCGAAGGACTTCGGTGGTGCGGCGCCGCCCGCCGGGGACGGTCCGCACCGCTATGTGTTCACGGTGTACGCCGTGGACCAGGACAGGCTCGGTCCGGACTCGGACGCCTCGCCGGCGGTGGTCGGATTCAATCTGCGATTCCACGCGCTGGCGCGCGCCCAGCTCATCGGTGAGTACGAAGTGCCCGCCGAAGCCTGACGTTCATTGAACGTTTGCCCGCCCCCGGTCATGGAAGTGATCAGGGGCGGGCATTTTTTATTTCGTTGTCCATCTCGGCGTGCCCGGCCAGAGTTGATCCCAGCCCGCCAGGGGGTGGGCCGCTGCACATAGGAGGTGGGCTGGTCATGCGGGACACGCTGGTACTGAACGCGAGCTTTGAGCCGCTGTCGACGGTGACTTTGAACCGAGCCGTCGTTCTGGTGCTTCAGGACAAGGCCGTCGTCGAGCAGTCCCACCCCGAACTGCGTATGCGCGGAGCCGCGGTCGATATACCGGCGCCCCGGGTGATCAGGTTGTGCAGGTACGTACGGGTGCCGTTCCGAAGACGAGCGCCGTGGTCGAGGCGGGGTGTGCTGGTCAGGGACCGGCACCGGTGCGCGTACTGCGGTCGTCGGGCGACGACCGTGGACCATGTGGTGCCGCGGTCGCAGGGTGGTCAGGACACCTGGTTGAACACGGTGGCCTCTTGTGCGGAGGACAATCACCGCAAAGCGAATCGGACGCCTGTTGAGGCGGGGATGCCGTTGCTGCGGGAGCCGTTTGAGCCGACGCCGGCTGATGCGATGTTGCTGTCGTTGGGCGCGGAGGAGTTTTCTGCGCTGCCTGATTGGTTGGCTCGGGACGCGGCCTAGGCTTGTCGCGCAGTTCCCCGCGCCTCTGAGGAAGTTGGGGTCCGCCTTCTTGGAAGGCGGACCCCGTTGTCGTAACTAGTCGATGCTCGGCTTCTCCCGGCGCTCTGTGCCGGAGTTGCCGCCGCCTCCCGAACCGCCGCCCAGGGGGCCGAAGTTGCCCATCGCGCCGGAGAGGCCCTTGAGGGCGTCGCCGATTTCGCTGGGGACGATCCAGAGCTTGTTGGCGTCGCCCTCGGCGATCTTGGGGAGCATCTGGAGGTACTGGTAGGAGAGGAGCTTCTGGTCCGGGTCGCCTGCGTGGATCGCCTCGAAGACCGTGCGGACCGCCTGGGCCTCGCCCTCGGCGCGCAGGGCCGCTGCCTTGGCCTCGCCCTCGGCGCGCAGGATCTGGGACTGCTTCTCGCCCTCGGCGGTGAGGATGGCCGCCTGGCGCGTACCTTCCGCCGTGAGGATCGCGGCGCGCTTGTCGCGGTCGGCGCGCATCTGCTTCTCCATCGAGTCCTGGATGGAGGTGGGCGGTTCGATCGCCTTGAGTTCGACTCGGTTGACGCGGATGCCCCACTTGCCCGTCGCCTCGTCGAGGACGCCGCGCAGGGCCGCGTTGATCTCCTCGCGGGAGGTCAGGGTGCGCTCCAGGTCCATGCCGCCGATGATGTTGCGGAGCGTGGTGACCGTGAGCTGCTCGATCGCCTGGATGTAGCTGGCGACTTCGTAGGTGGCGGCGCGGGCGTCGGTCACCTGGTAGTAGATGACCGTGTCGATGTTCACGACCAGGTTGTCCTGGGTGATCACCGGCTGGGGCGGGAAGGGCACGACCTGCTCGCGCAGGTCGATGCGGTTGCGGATGGTGTCGATGAACGGGACCACGATGTTGAGGCCCGCGTTGAGAGTCCGCGTGTAGCGGCCGAAGCGCTCGACGATGGCCGCGCTCGCCTGCGGGATGACCTGGATCGTCTTGATCAGGGCGATGAAGACCAACACCACCAGAATGATCAGGACGATGATGACCGGTTCCATCGTCGTTCCCCGTACCCCTTCTCCGCTGCGGCAACTTCGGCAGATCTTATGCTTGTTGAAGATCTTGCCGGTCGAGTCTGACAGACCGTCGTGCGCCTCGGGGGCTGTTCCCCCCACTTACGTCGTGCGAGGTCACATGACGATCGCCGTGGCCCCTTCGATGTCCACCACGTCCACTGCCTGCCCCACTTCATATGCCTGGCCGCCGTCGAGGGCACGGGCCGACCAGACCTCCCCGGCGAGCTTGATCCGGCCGCCTGAGGCGTCCACCCGCTCCAGGACGACCGCCTGCTTGCCCTTCAACGCCTCGACCCCGGAGACGAGTTGGGGCCGCTGGGCGCGGTGCCGGGCGGCGAGGGGGCGTACGGCGAGGATCAGCGCGACCGAGACGGCGGCGAAGACCAGGACCTGAATGACGATTCCGGCACCGAGTCCGGCCACGCCCGCGGCGGCCAGGGCGCCGACTGCGAGCATGCCGAGTTCGGGCATCGCGGTGATGACGAGCGGGATTCCGAGTGCGGCCGCGCCGATGAGCCACCACACCCATGCGTCGATGTCGTTCACATGGTCATGGTAGGACCGCACAACCTGCCTGGGACAGGGCGCACTTCGGGTGGATCAGGACAGCGGCAGGCCCTGGGCGGTCCAGCGCTCGCCGACCTGCTCGACGACGAGGGGGAGGCCGAAGCACATGGAGAGGTTGCGGGAGGTGAGTTCGAGCTCCAGCGGACCGGCGGCGAGGACCTTGCCCTGACGGATCATCAGGACGTGGGTGAAGCCGGGGGCGATCTCCTCGACATGGTGGGTGACCATGATCATCGACGGGGCGATGGGGTCGCGGGCGAGGCGGCCGAGACGGCGTACGAGGTCCTCGCGGCCACCGAGGTCGAGGCCGGCGGCGGGCTCGTCGAGGAGGAGCAGCTCGGGGTCGGTCATCAGGGCGCGGGCGATGAGGGTGCGCTTGCGCTCGCCCTCGGAGAGGGTGCCGAACTTGCGGTCGAGGTACTCGCTCATGCCGAGGCGGTCGAGGAAGGCGCGGGCGCGCTGCTCGTCGACCTCGTCGTAGTCCTCGTGCCAGGTCGCGGTCATGCCGTACGCGGCGGTGAGCACCGTCTCCAGGACGGACTGGCGCTTGGGGAGCTTGTCGGCGATGGCGATGCCGGCCATGCCGATGCGCGGGCGCAGGTCGAAGACGTCGACCTTGCCGAGGGTGTCGCCGAGGATGGTGGCGGTGCCCTTGCTCGGGAAGAGGTAGCTGGAGGCGACGTTGAGGAGGGTGGTCTTGCCGGCGCCGTTGGGGCCGAGGATCACCCAGCGCTCGCCCTCCTTGACCGACCAGGAGACCTGGTCCACCAGAGCCCGGCCCTCACGGACCACGGATACGTCCTGAAGCTCCAGAACATCGCTCATGAGCGCGTTGTCTCCCCTTGCAGTGTGACCGGTCTCGGCGTCTCGGTGGTCGCGTGCGCGTCGGGGCGCACGCATGGGCGCACCCCTCCACGAAATCTACGCCACCGGTCGGGCGCTTCATTCCATCGGTCCGGTCCTTAGGGTGGAGGCATGCTCTCGGAACCGCGTTCAGGACGCCTCGCCGCTTGGGGAAACGCCCTTTTGGCCGGACTTGTGTCGCCGGATGACTGTGTGCACGCGATCGTCGGCGCTGATGCCGTGCACCGGGTGGAGGGACTGCCGGGCGAGTCCGGGCCGGTGGGGCTCACGTTGGGGCTCGGGCGGCTGCGGGCGCTCGGCGTGACAGGGCTGCGGGTCGCGTTGCCGGCGCCGGGGCATCCGCTGGGGCTGAGCGGGCCGCCGGAGTTCAATGCGCGGGCGATGGAGGCGGAGGAGGCCGTCGTCTGCCATGGGGCCGCGCTCGGGTTGGTGCCCGAGGTGTACTCGGCCGGGCCCGAGGGTGATGAGCATGTCGAGGTCGTCTGGCATGCGCTGCCGGTGCGGGAGGCGCCGCCCGCGGATGTGCCGTCGCTCGGGGAGGCTGAGCGGGAACTGGCGGAGGCCCTGCGGGAGGCGACCGAGGTGTTGTCCCGGTTGGATGTGGCCGGGTCGGGGCCGGTGGCCGAGGCGGCGATCGACGCGTACCGGGCGCGGGCCGAGCGGGGGCGGGAGGTGCTGGCGCCGGGGTATCCGCCTCGGGCGGTGCGGGTGCTGGAGTTGGCGCAGCGGGTGGGGATGCTGGTGTCGCTGGCGTCCGAGAACGGGCATGGGGCCGCGGTGACGTCCGGCGAGATGGCGGCGCGGGCCTCCGCGCTGCGGCCGGTGGAGCGGACGGCTCGGCGGGCGCAGGTGGCTGCGTACAACGCGTATGTGGAGGAAGGGGAGCGGGGGGTTCGTTGAACTTCGGTGCCAGGTGACCGGAGTCGGCGTGAACGTGCCTGACCGGCCTCCCGGGTGAACCCGGGAGGCCGGAAGTCGTAGAGCGACCTGGGTCAGTGGTTGACGCCCAGGTTGCCGAAGGCCGGGTTCAGGATGCCCACGACGTTCACGCTGTTGCCGACCGCGTTGACCGGGACGTGGATCGGGGCCTGGACGAGGTTGCCCGAGACGACACCCGGCGAGCCGACGGCCTGGCCGTCGGCGTGCGCGTCGGTGGCGGAGGCCATCCCGGCACCGGCGGCGATCAGTCCGCCGGCCACCATCGTCACAGCCGCTGCCTTCTTCAGGTTCTTCACTTTCTGAGCCCTCCCTAGCGTCTGCCGCGGCACTCGCCGCAGCACGCACTGGAGAACGCCGGAGATCCGCGGAGGATGCGCCATCCGGGGGACATTCCCACGACGGTATGAATCTCAGTCCGGAGCGGAACCCTCCGTATTGCCGAGCGCTTCGCTCTTATCCGGCCATACCGTGCCGCACCGCCCACAGCGCCGCCTGGGTGCGGTCCGCCAGGTCGAGCTTCATCAGGATGTTCGAGACATGGGTCTTCACCGTCTTCTCGGAGAGGACCAGCGCGCGGGCGATCTCCCGGTTGGAGCGGCCGTCGGCTATCAGCCCGAGCACCTCGCGCTCCCGCTCGGTCAGCGAACCGGCTCTGCCCTGGCTGGGCCCCGACTCCTCCTGGGACAGCAGCGCGCCCGCGACCTCGGGCTGGAGCAGGATGTGCCCGGCGTGCACGGAGCGGATGGCACCGGCCAGGGCGTCCGGGTCGACGTCCTTGTAGACGTAACCGGCGGCGCCCGCGCGCAGGGCCGGGACGACGGTGCGCTGTTCGGTGAAGCTGGTGACGATCAGCACCCGCGCGGGGTTGTTCAGCTCGCGGAGCCTGCGCAGGGCGTCGACGCCGTCCATGCCGGGCATCTTGATGTCCATCAGCACGACGTCCGGCTTGAGTTCCTCGGTGCGGGCGACTCCCTCCGTGCCGTCGGCCGCCTCGCCCACCACCTCGATGTCGTCCTGCACTTCGAGGAAGGTGCGCAGGCCCCGGCGGACGACCTGGTGGTCGTCGACGAGCAGCACCTTGATCGGGTCAGCCACCGGGAACCTCCATCTCGATCGTGGTGCCCTTGCCGGGCGCCGATTCCACGGTCAGTGTGCCGCCGACCCCGTCGGCCCGGTCCCGCATGGAGACGAGGCCGAGATGGCGTCCGGCGCGGCGCACGGTCTTCGGGTCGAAGCCGCAGCCGTTGTCCATGACCCGCAGCACGGCTCCGGTGCCGCTGCGGTGCAGGGCCACGTCGACGGCGTCCGCGCCGGAGTGGCGCAGCGCGTTGTGCAGGGCCTCCTGGGCGACGCGCAGCAGGGCTTCCTCCTGGGCTGCGGGCAGCGCCCGCACTCCCCGGCCGTCGAAGGACACGCGCGCGCCGTGGGCGCGGTCGAGGACCTGGACGTGGGTGCGCAGGGTGGCGACCAGACCGTCCTCGTCGAGAGCCGCGGGGCGCAGCTCGACGACGGCGGCGCGCAGTTCGTCCGCGGCCTCCGCGGCGAGCACCGCGACCTGCTGGAGCTCGCCCTTGGCGCGGGACGGGTCGCGGTCGACGAGGGCGGCGGCGGCCTGTGCGGTCAGGCGCAGCGAGAACAGCTTCTGGCTGACCGCGTCGTGCAGTTCATGGGCCAGCCGGGAGCGCTCCTCGGCGATGGTCAGCTCCCGGCTGCGCTCGTACAGGCGGGCGTTGGTCAGGGCGATGGCCGCGTGCTGGGCGAGGAGCGCGAGCAGCTCCTCGTCCTGCTGGTCGAAGCCGCAGGTGCCTTCCGGCTTGGAGCAGTTCTTGTTGGCGAGGAACAGCGCGCCGATGATCTCGTCGCCGTCGCGGATCGGCAGGCCCAGGAAGTCGGACATCTCGGGGTGGGCCGACGGCCAGCCCTCGAAGCGGGGGTCCTTGCGGACGTCGGCGAGCCGCTCGGGCCTGGCCTCGTGGAGCATGGCCGCGAGGATGCCGTGCTGGCGCGGGAGCGGACCGATGGCCTTCCACTGCTCGTCGCTGACACCGTCGACCACGAACTGGGCGAAGCCGCCGTGGTCGTCCGGGACGCCGAGGGCGGCGTACTGCGCGTCAAGCAGCTCGCGGGCCGAGGCGACGATCGTCTTGAGGACGTCGCGCACCTCCAGATGCCTGCTCATGGCCAGCAGCGCGGAGCTCACCGCCGCCAGACCGGACCCTCGATCTTGATTCATGTGCTCACGGTACCGGCGGGGTGTGACAGCGCGGATCGGACCTGTGGCCGCCCCCGCCTAGGCCCGTGGGCCTAGGGCTGAGGTCCCCGGGCGCAGGCCCCCCGCCGAAGGGACCCGGCGCTTCGGGACTCCCGTCCGAGGCGGGGCCGGCGGGCCCGTTCCTACGTTGAAGGCACATCGAGGACGAGGGAGAACGTGTCATGCCGGTAGCGATCATCACGGGGGCCTCGAAGGGGCTGGGGCGGGCGCTGGCCGAGGCGCTGGCCGCGCGGGGCTGGGATCTGGTGCTGGACGCCAGGACCGAGGAGGTACTGAAGGAGGCGGCAGCGGCGGTCTCCGGGCACGGCACGCGCGTGGAGGCGCTGCCCGGCGATGTCACGGACCCCGGGCACCGGGCCGCGCTGGTGGCGGCGGCCTGGAAGCTGGGCGGCGTCGATCTGCTGGTGCACAACGCGAGTGCGCTGGGCGCCGAGCCGCTCGTACGCCTGGAGGAGCTGCCGCTGGAGGGGCTGCGGCGGGCGCTGGAGGTGAACGCGGTCGCCGCGCTGGGCCTGGTCCAGGAGGCGCTGCCGCTGCTGCGGGCGGCCCCGGCCGGGGCGGTCGTCACCGTCAGTTCGGACGCGGCGGCCGAGGCGTACGGGACGTGGGGCGGGTACGGGGCCTCCAAGGCGGCCCTGGACCAGCTGGCGGCGGTACTGGGTGTGGAGGAGCCGGGGCTGCGGGTCTGGGCGGTGGACCCGGGGGACATGGCCACGGACCTGTACGCCGCCGCCGTACCGGAGGACGACGGGCCGCGGCCGACGCCGGGGAGTGTGGTGCCGGGGTTCCTGCGGTTGCTGGCGGAGCGGCCCGCGAGCGGGCGGTACGGGGCGCCGGCGCTGTCGGAGGGAGGGCGATGACGCTGGCGCTGCGGGTGCCCGAGGAGCTGTCGGCCCGGGTGCCGGCCGAGCAGCGTGGGCCGGGGCTCGGGCGGGACTCCGTACGGCTGCTGGTGTCGCGGGGGACGGAGGTGGCGCATCACGCGTTCCGGGAGCTGCCCGGGTTGCTGCGGGCCGGGGACCTGCTGGTGGTGAACACCTCGCCGACGCTGGCGGCCGCCGTGGACGGGGAGATCGGGCACGCGCGTGTGGTGGTGCACTTCTCCACGCGCGGGGACGACGGGCGGTGGGCGGTGGAGCTGCGGGACCCGGACGGGAGGGGCACCACACGCGCGCGTGCGGGCGGGCCCGCCGGTACAGGGGTGCGGTTGCCCGGTGGTGTACGGCTGGAGCTGGAGGAGCCGCTGAGTGCGGGCGGTGAGCGGCTGTGGTGGGCTCGGGCGTCCGGGCCGGCGGTGCTGGGGATGCTGCGGGAGTACGGGCGGCCCATCCGCTACTCCTATACGGAGCGCGATCAGCCGCTGTCGGCGTACCAAACGGTGTTCGCGCTGGAGTCGGCGGACGGGGCGGGCAGTGCGGAGATGCCGAGCGCGGCGCGGCCCTTCACGGCGCGGATGGTGGCGGAGCTGGTGAGCCGGGGGGTGCAGTTCGCGCCGGTCACGCTGCACACCGGGGTGGCCTCGGCGGAGGCGCACGAGCCGCCGTATCCGGAGCGGTTCGCAGTGCCGGAGGTCTCGGCGCGGCTGATCAACGCCGTCAGGGCGGGTGACGGCCGGGTGATCGCGGTGGGGACGACGGCCGTGCGGGCCGTGGAGTCGGCGGCCGGTGCCGACGGGACGGTACGCGCGCGTGCGGGGTGGACGGATCTGGTGGTGACGCCCGGGCGCGGGGTGCGGGTGGTGGACGGGCTGCTGACCGGGCTGCACGAGCCGGAGGCCTCGCATCTGCTGATGCTGGAGGCGGTGGCGGGGCGGGCGGCGGTCGGCCGTGGGTACGAGGAGGCGCTGCGCGGGCGCTACCTGTGGCACGAGTTCGGGGACCTGCATCTCCTCCTTCCGGCGGAGGGCCCTCACACAGAGCATTGCTCCAGCAACTGCTGGTAAGGCCGCAGGGGGGCCGATGTGAGGCCGCGCATAGGACCCAGGTCACGTACGAAGGTGCATAGGAGATAAAGAGTCCCTATGTGAGCGGGAAAGACCTTCCTGTCTGTCCCGATTTGCCCTCACCCGCTCCACTATCGGGGATCGTACGTCACATCTTTGCCTGGCAATTTTGCGGCCGCTAAGAATGGCTCTCGTCGCTCAGCGCCGCGGGTTCCCCCCGCGGCGTTTGTGCCGGAAGCACCCGTGTCCCCCGGGACAGCGAGCGACCTCCGCGCCAATCAAAGAGGTCCACCCCGCCATGCCCCAGAACAGCCGTTATCGCCGCACGCTGACCAAGCACCACAAGATCGCGATCACCGGTGTAGCCGCGCTCGGCGCCGCCGCCATCGCCTTCTCCGCCGTTCCGGGCAACGCGCAGACCACCACTGCCGAGCCCGCCACGGGCAAGGTCGCCTACAGCTCGCAGCAGATCAAGGACGTCAAGGCCAGCGTCACCGACCAGCTCGCGAGCGCCAGCCTCAAGGCCGAGGCCGTCGCGGCCAAGAAGAAGGCCGCCGCCGAGGCCGCCGCGAAGGCCGCCGCGCAGAAGAAGGCCGAGGCCGCGAAGAAGGCCGCCGCCCAGGCCGCCGCGAAGAAGAAGGCCGAGCAGGCGCGCAAGGCCAAGGAGGCCGCGAGCCGCTCCGCCGCCCGCGCCCAGGTCAAGAAGGTCGTGAAGAAGACCTACGCGAACAACCTCGACGGCTGGATCAAGGAAGCCCTCGACATCATGGACAAGCACAACATTCCGGGCACCTACAACGGCCTGTACCGGAACATCATGCGTGAGTCCTCGGGCAACCCGAACGCCATCAACAACTGGGACATCAACGCCCAGAACGGCGTCCCGTCGATCGGTCTGCTCCAGGTCATCAAGCCGACCTTCAACGCGTACCACGTCGCGGGCACCGCCTGGAGCCAGTACGACCCGGTCGCCAACCTGACCGCCGCCGCCAACTACGCGGCCGACCGGTACGGCTCGATCGACAACGTCAACAGCGCGTACTGAGGGCCTGGCGCGGACCTCGTACGAACGCCGAAGGGCGGCACCTCCTGACGGGTGCCGCCCTTCGGGGTGTCCGGGACCTACTTGCGCATGACCTCGGGCTCGTGGCGGCGCAGGAAGCGGGCCACGAAGATGCCGCAGATCACGCCGAGCACGATCAGGGCGGCCATGTCCATGCCCCAGGCGCCGACCGTGTGCTCCCACAGCGGGTCGTTGCTGTCGCCCTTGGCCGGCGGACTGATCTTGTTGAAGTCGAGCGTGGCACCCGCGGCGGCGACCGCCCAGCGCGACGGCATCAGGTACGACAGCTCGTTCACGCCGACCGAGTTGGCCAGGGGGAACAGGCAGCCGGTGAAGACGACCTGGACGATCGCGAACATGACCAGCAGCGGCATGGTCTTCTCGGCGGTCTTCACCAGGGCCGAGATGATCAGGCCGAACATCATCGCGGTGAAGCCCAGCGCCATGATCGGAATGCACAGCTCCAGCAGGATCTGGCTGCCGAGGACCAGGCCCTCGTCCGGGATGGTGCGGCTGGAGAAGCCGATGACACCGACCATCAGGCCCTGGAGCACGGTGATCAGGCCGAGCACGAACACCTTGGACATCAGGTAGGCGGACCGGGACAGGCCGGTCGCGCGCTCCCGCTCGTAGATGACCCGTTCCTTGATCAACTCACGGACGGAGTTGGCGGCACCGGCGAAACATGCGCCCACCGCGAGGATCAGCAGGACCGTGAGCGCCGTGCCGTTGGCGACCGGCTGGCCGGTGCTCGGGTTGATCTCCGTGTTGACCAGGAGATCCTTGCCCGAGTCGATGAGCAGGCTCACCGAGCCGAGGACCAGCGGCAGGATGATCGACAGGGCCAGGAAGCCCTTGTCGGACGCGATGACCGAGACATAGCGGCGCACCAGCGTGCCGAACTGCGACATCCAGCCCTGTGGCTTGGGCGGCCTCATCGCCTGCATGGGCGGCATCTGTACGGACTGCGGAGCGATCGCGTCGATGTCCGCGGCGTACATCTGGTAGTGCTGGGAGCCCTTCCAGCGCCCGGCCCAGTCGTAGTCGCGGTAGTTCTCGAAGGCGGAGAAGACATCGGCCCAGGTGTCGTAGCCGAAGAAGTTCAGCGCCTCCTCCGGCGGACCGAAGTACGCCACGGCGCCGCCCGGCGCCATCACCAGGAGCTTGTCGCAGATCGCCAGCTCGGCCACCGAGTGGGTGACGACGAGGACCGTACGGCCGTCGTCGGCGAGGCCGCGCAGCAGCTGCATGACATCGCGGTCCATGCCCGGGTCGAGGCCGGAGGTGGGCTCGTCCAGGAAGATCAGCGACGGCTTGGTGAGCAGCTCCAGGGCGACCGAGACACGCTTGCGCTGGCCACCGGAGAGGGAGGTGACCTTCTTCTCCTTGTGGATGTCCAGCTTCAGCTCGCGCAGCACCTCGTCGATGCGGGCCTCGCGCTCCTGTGCCGTGGTGTCGGCGGGGAAGCGCAGCTTGGCCGCGTACTTGAGGGCCTTCTTGACGGTCAGCTCCTTGTGCAGGATGTCGTCCTGCGGGACCAGACCGATGCGCTGCCGCAGCTCGGCGAACTGCTTGTACAGGTTCCGGTTGTCGTAGAGGACATCGCCCTGGTTGGCGGGGCGGTAGCCGGTGAGCGCCTTGAGCAGCGTCGACTTTCCGGAGCCGGACGGGCCGATGACCGCGATCAGGGACTTCTCGGGGACCCCGAAGGAGACGTCCTTGAGGATCTGCTTGCCGCCGTCGACCGTGACGGTCAGATGGCGGGCCGAGAAGGAGACCTCACCGGTGTCGACGAACTCCTCGAGCCGGTCGCCGACGATCCGGAAGGTGGAGTGACCGACGCCGACGATGTCGGCGGGGCCGAGCAGCTGCGAGCCGCCCTTGGCGATCGGCTGGCCGTTGACGTACGTGCCGTTGTGCGAGCCGAGGTCGCGGATCTCCATACGGCCGTCGGGCGTCGAGTGGAACTCGGCGTGGTGCCGGGAGACCTGGAGGTCGGAGACGACCAGCTCGTTCTCCAGGGCACGGCCGATGCGCATGACGCGGCCGATGGCGAACTGGTGGAACGTGGTCGGGCTGCGGTCGCCGTAGACCGGCGGCGCCCCCGCGCCGACGCCGGGGCCCTGTTGCTGGGGGATGTTGTGCGCGGCCTGCTGCGGCTGCTGCCATTCGGCCTGCTGGTGCGGGGCCTGCTGTTGCGGCGCCTGCTGGGCCCAGCCCGGGTTCGCGCCCTGCGCGGCGTACGGCTGCTGCTGGGGCTGCTGCTGCTTCGTGACGGAGGCCGCGGAGCCCGAGAGGCTCACGCGCGGGCCGTCGGTCGCGTTGCCCAGGTGCACGGCCGAGCCGGGGCCGATCTCCAGGTGGTGGATCCGCTGGCCCGCCACGAACGTGCCGTTCG
Encoded proteins:
- a CDS encoding FHA domain-containing protein, with the protein product MPELVLELNGQTWTLDPSRTYTLGRDPQGDIVLDDARVSWRHATISWSGHSWAIEDHGSTNGTFVAGQRIHHLEIGPGSAVHLGNATDGPRVSLSGSAASVTKQQQPQQQPYAAQGANPGWAQQAPQQQAPHQQAEWQQPQQAAHNIPQQQGPGVGAGAPPVYGDRSPTTFHQFAIGRVMRIGRALENELVVSDLQVSRHHAEFHSTPDGRMEIRDLGSHNGTYVNGQPIAKGGSQLLGPADIVGVGHSTFRIVGDRLEEFVDTGEVSFSARHLTVTVDGGKQILKDVSFGVPEKSLIAVIGPSGSGKSTLLKALTGYRPANQGDVLYDNRNLYKQFAELRQRIGLVPQDDILHKELTVKKALKYAAKLRFPADTTAQEREARIDEVLRELKLDIHKEKKVTSLSGGQRKRVSVALELLTKPSLIFLDEPTSGLDPGMDRDVMQLLRGLADDGRTVLVVTHSVAELAICDKLLVMAPGGAVAYFGPPEEALNFFGYDTWADVFSAFENYRDYDWAGRWKGSQHYQMYAADIDAIAPQSVQMPPMQAMRPPKPQGWMSQFGTLVRRYVSVIASDKGFLALSIILPLVLGSVSLLIDSGKDLLVNTEINPSTGQPVANGTALTVLLILAVGACFAGAANSVRELIKERVIYERERATGLSRSAYLMSKVFVLGLITVLQGLMVGVIGFSSRTIPDEGLVLGSQILLELCIPIMALGFTAMMFGLIISALVKTAEKTMPLLVMFAIVQVVFTGCLFPLANSVGVNELSYLMPSRWAVAAAGATLDFNKISPPAKGDSNDPLWEHTVGAWGMDMAALIVLGVICGIFVARFLRRHEPEVMRK